A single genomic interval of Nostoc commune NIES-4072 harbors:
- the era gene encoding GTPase Era, whose product MRVEPKVTSIDNYNFSFPGEVTIPQAPPEFKSGFIGIVGRPNVGKSTLMNQLVGQKIAITSPVAQTTRNRLRGILTTPEAQLIFVDTPGIHKPHHQLGEVLVQNAKIAIESVDVVLFVVDGGVACGSGDRYIAELLCRSKTPVILGVNKIDQQPSDSQFLDDSYAQMAQSHEWEIVKFSAKTSAGLPQLQELLIEHLEIGPLYYPPDLVTDQPERFIMGELIREQILLLTREEVPHSVAIAIDLVEETPSITRILATINVERDSQKGILIGKSGAMLKAIGSEAREQIQKLISGKVYLELFVKVQPKWRQSRISLAELGYRVEE is encoded by the coding sequence ATGAGGGTGGAGCCAAAGGTGACTAGTATTGATAATTACAACTTCTCATTTCCAGGAGAAGTAACAATCCCACAGGCTCCTCCTGAATTCAAATCAGGTTTTATCGGCATTGTTGGTCGTCCTAATGTCGGTAAATCTACTTTAATGAATCAATTAGTAGGACAAAAAATTGCCATAACTTCCCCTGTAGCGCAAACAACACGTAACCGTTTGCGCGGCATTTTAACTACACCAGAAGCACAATTAATTTTTGTAGATACGCCAGGAATTCATAAGCCCCATCATCAATTGGGGGAAGTATTGGTGCAAAATGCCAAAATTGCCATTGAATCGGTAGATGTAGTGCTATTTGTAGTAGATGGAGGGGTAGCTTGTGGATCAGGCGATCGCTATATTGCCGAATTGCTGTGTCGCAGCAAAACACCAGTGATTTTGGGTGTTAACAAAATCGACCAACAACCGTCTGATTCTCAGTTTTTAGATGATAGTTACGCTCAGATGGCCCAGTCCCATGAATGGGAAATCGTAAAATTTTCTGCCAAGACAAGTGCAGGATTACCGCAACTTCAAGAATTATTAATTGAACATTTAGAAATTGGGCCATTATACTACCCGCCAGATTTGGTAACTGACCAACCAGAACGCTTTATCATGGGTGAATTAATCCGAGAACAAATTTTATTATTGACTCGTGAAGAAGTACCCCATTCAGTAGCGATCGCTATTGACCTAGTAGAAGAAACTCCTAGCATTACCCGGATACTTGCTACCATTAACGTCGAGCGCGATTCTCAAAAAGGCATACTCATTGGCAAAAGTGGAGCAATGCTCAAAGCAATTGGTAGCGAAGCCCGCGAACAAATCCAAAAGTTAATCTCTGGTAAAGTTTACCTAGAATTGTTTGTGAAAGTTCAGCCAAAATGGCGACAGTCGCGGATCAGTTTAGCAGAGTTAGGTTATCGCGTGGAAGAATAA
- a CDS encoding succinylglutamate desuccinylase/aspartoacylase family protein gives MQPVIESIVLRQMASGDRLYLQLYKFIGAQPGKKVYIQSNLHGAEIAGNAVIHQLIEFLLTINDTDLTGEIWLVPVCNPMGTNERAHQFSPGRYCLYEAKDWNRIFWDYEKEADDLVAFTKSQLHIDDPKVIRQNYLTIIKQQFAKVLEKINSPVGVPYTEIFAYKLQNLSLDADYLIDLHSSTNQALDYVYYFRNREDSAKYFLLDFGILLDKYDGDAFDEAFIKPWLALEACFKELGREIKFDVEAWTLELGSGMQMNPDSVAKGVRGVKNYLVQKGVVQITDLLDYTKTYEMSFASSSNRKKYYAIAGGMIQSRIQLGSTVKAGDKLYQILSFNKEGQLPTVIDVCAQHDGLVYDVATNQAVNEGEFVLGIVS, from the coding sequence ATGCAGCCAGTTATTGAAAGCATTGTATTACGTCAAATGGCTTCGGGCGATCGCCTCTACTTACAACTATACAAATTCATCGGCGCTCAACCTGGTAAAAAGGTTTACATTCAATCTAATCTGCATGGTGCAGAAATTGCTGGTAATGCTGTTATTCACCAGCTAATTGAGTTTTTATTAACAATAAATGATACAGATTTAACTGGAGAAATTTGGTTAGTTCCCGTTTGTAATCCAATGGGGACGAATGAACGCGCTCATCAATTTTCCCCTGGACGATATTGCCTTTACGAAGCCAAAGACTGGAATCGGATATTTTGGGACTACGAGAAAGAAGCTGATGATTTAGTAGCTTTTACTAAATCTCAACTTCATATTGATGATCCAAAGGTCATTCGACAAAATTATCTAACTATAATTAAGCAACAATTTGCGAAGGTTTTAGAAAAAATTAATTCTCCTGTTGGTGTTCCTTACACCGAGATTTTTGCCTACAAGCTACAAAATCTCAGTTTAGATGCAGATTACTTAATTGATTTACATAGTTCTACAAATCAAGCTTTAGACTACGTTTATTACTTCCGAAATCGAGAAGATAGTGCAAAATACTTCCTACTTGATTTCGGAATATTGCTTGATAAATATGATGGTGATGCTTTTGATGAAGCTTTTATCAAACCTTGGTTAGCACTGGAAGCTTGTTTTAAAGAGTTGGGTAGAGAAATCAAGTTTGATGTGGAAGCTTGGACGTTAGAATTAGGCTCAGGAATGCAAATGAACCCTGATTCAGTCGCTAAAGGTGTACGGGGTGTAAAAAACTATTTAGTACAAAAAGGTGTAGTGCAAATTACTGATTTATTAGATTACACGAAAACCTATGAGATGAGTTTTGCGTCCAGCAGCAATCGGAAAAAATATTATGCGATCGCAGGTGGTATGATTCAATCCAGAATCCAATTAGGTAGCACAGTCAAAGCTGGAGACAAGCTGTATCAGATTCTCAGTTTTAATAAAGAAGGTCAACTACCTACTGTAATTGATGTCTGCGCTCAACATGATGGATTAGTTTATGATGTCGCAACCAATCAGGCTGTAAATGAAGGCGAGTTTGTATTGGGAATTGTAAGTTAG
- a CDS encoding PIN domain-containing protein, which translates to MINGASFIDTNVWLYRLFDDNKIEVAERERKRNIAISITSNQGIIISTQVVNEVSANLLKKATFNEEQIKAVIQSLYRRCIVVEFNLNIFESASDIRSRYNFSFWDSLIVACALSVEATILYSEDMQDGFVLAGQLEIVNPFK; encoded by the coding sequence ATGATAAATGGTGCATCTTTTATTGATACGAATGTTTGGCTATATCGTTTATTTGACGATAACAAAATAGAAGTCGCAGAAAGAGAAAGAAAGCGGAATATTGCTATTTCAATTACGTCAAATCAAGGAATAATTATCAGTACGCAGGTTGTAAACGAGGTTTCTGCTAATTTACTAAAAAAAGCAACCTTTAACGAAGAACAAATCAAAGCTGTGATTCAGTCACTTTATCGTCGCTGCATTGTGGTAGAATTCAACCTGAATATTTTTGAATCTGCATCTGATATCCGCAGTCGATATAATTTTTCTTTTTGGGATAGCTTAATTGTTGCTTGTGCGCTGTCTGTAGAAGCAACAATTCTCTATTCTGAAGATATGCAGGATGGGTTTGTATTAGCTGGTCAATTAGAGATTGTGAATCCGTTTAAATAA
- a CDS encoding ATP-dependent 6-phosphofructokinase translates to MGERKRIGILTSGGDCSGLNAVIRAVVNCAVDTYGWEVLGIRQATLGLMARPPQFTKLEVDQVDSLLTAGGTMLGTTNKGDPFAFPMADGSLCDRSEEIIAGYHELGLDALIGIGGDGSLAILRRLAQQGGINLVGIPKTIDNDIGVTEHAIGFDTAVNIATEALDRLHFTAASHSRVMILEVMGRDAGHIAIAAGIAGGANVILIPEIPYTVEHICHKIKERQEKGKNYCLIIVSEAVRTHDGENVTITNRLGQSRYGGIGEYLADKIIEHIGVETRVTVLGHIQRGGTASPLDRLVATAFGVAAVNLIAEDKYDRMVTWQNRQVLSVPITEAIAQYSAVDPNGTLVKTARGMGIYLGD, encoded by the coding sequence ATGGGAGAACGCAAACGCATTGGAATTCTTACTAGTGGAGGTGATTGTTCTGGCTTAAATGCTGTGATTAGGGCTGTAGTAAATTGTGCTGTGGATACTTACGGCTGGGAAGTTTTAGGAATTCGTCAAGCGACTCTAGGATTAATGGCGCGTCCCCCACAATTTACAAAATTGGAAGTTGATCAAGTTGACTCGCTGTTAACTGCGGGTGGGACAATGTTGGGGACAACCAATAAAGGCGACCCTTTTGCTTTTCCAATGGCGGATGGAAGTTTATGCGATCGCTCTGAAGAAATCATTGCAGGTTATCATGAGCTAGGTTTAGATGCTTTGATTGGTATTGGCGGCGATGGTAGTTTGGCAATTCTCCGCCGCCTCGCCCAACAAGGAGGCATTAATCTAGTAGGTATTCCCAAAACCATTGATAATGATATTGGCGTTACTGAACATGCTATTGGTTTTGATACAGCAGTCAATATTGCCACAGAAGCACTAGATAGGTTGCATTTTACTGCTGCAAGTCATAGCCGAGTCATGATTTTAGAAGTTATGGGGCGTGATGCTGGACACATAGCTATAGCTGCGGGAATTGCGGGGGGAGCGAATGTAATTTTAATTCCCGAAATTCCTTACACAGTTGAGCATATTTGCCACAAAATTAAAGAACGCCAAGAGAAAGGCAAAAACTATTGTTTGATAATTGTTTCTGAAGCGGTTCGTACCCACGATGGGGAAAATGTGACGATTACAAATCGCTTAGGTCAATCTCGATACGGTGGAATTGGCGAATATTTAGCAGATAAAATTATTGAACACATTGGTGTAGAAACGCGAGTCACTGTTTTAGGACACATTCAACGGGGTGGAACTGCTTCACCACTAGATAGATTAGTTGCAACTGCTTTTGGTGTTGCAGCCGTTAATCTAATTGCAGAGGATAAATACGATCGCATGGTGACTTGGCAAAATCGCCAAGTATTAAGTGTACCAATTACAGAAGCGATCGCTCAATATAGCGCTGTCGATCCCAATGGTACTTTGGTTAAAACCGCTCGTGGTATGGGTATTTATTTGGGAGACTAA
- a CDS encoding response regulator, giving the protein MSLDTRYPLNLPANAPPLRVLIVEDDPMMQLGLEQSLMAHPQLEIVGQAEDGYLGVQAALQLKPDLVVMDIGLPRLDGIAATQQIKAALPATHVVMLTSHQTETEIIAALSSGADAYCIKGASVERLLSAIAAAVDGAAYLDPQIARRVIDNLKPPSPTTNTANLSGRELEVLKLMVDGLSNPEIAEKLYLSPNTIKTHVRGIMNKLAVDDRVQAAVVALRSGLV; this is encoded by the coding sequence ATGTCTTTAGATACTCGCTATCCCTTAAATTTACCCGCCAATGCTCCGCCATTGCGTGTGTTAATTGTCGAAGATGATCCGATGATGCAACTGGGATTAGAGCAATCGTTAATGGCTCATCCTCAGTTAGAGATTGTTGGACAAGCAGAAGATGGTTATTTAGGAGTTCAAGCAGCACTGCAACTGAAACCTGATTTGGTGGTTATGGATATTGGCTTGCCGCGATTGGATGGCATTGCAGCGACACAGCAAATTAAGGCGGCGCTGCCAGCAACTCATGTAGTAATGCTGACATCTCATCAAACGGAGACAGAAATTATTGCGGCACTCTCTAGCGGTGCAGATGCATATTGCATCAAAGGTGCAAGTGTGGAACGATTGTTAAGTGCGATCGCAGCCGCAGTTGATGGTGCAGCCTATCTTGATCCCCAAATTGCCCGGCGAGTAATTGATAATCTCAAACCACCTTCACCCACCACCAACACCGCCAACTTATCTGGGCGCGAGTTAGAAGTGTTGAAACTGATGGTAGACGGCTTGAGTAACCCAGAAATTGCCGAAAAACTCTATCTCAGCCCCAACACCATCAAAACTCACGTCCGAGGGATTATGAATAAATTAGCAGTAGATGATCGCGTGCAAGCAGCAGTTGTGGCACTACGTTCTGGGTTGGTTTGA